The genomic interval CGATTGCCCAATCCGGTGAGAACATCTTCCAACGCCATCTGACGTAGCTGCTTATCCAGACAACTGCCTAGAATGCTAATAATCTCCTCGGAGGCTGTCTCCACATCCTGCAGATAGTGGGCGATGTATTGAGGTTCCTTTCTGCGCGCCTTTTCAAGAACAATATTCATTAGCTCATGCAGTCGCCGGTGGCTCGATAGCAGGCCGTCTTGTTGGTCTTCAGGTATCTGCTTGATACCACCGGCATCGAGCCATTTTCCCAAGACACATTGATGGTGGTTGACCATCACATCATTTTCGTCAGCGGTCTCACCAAGCGCCAGGGAGTAGGCGCGCACTTTCCACTGGAAATGGGCGATATAGCTTTGCAGCAAAGTATCATCTGCTGGGATCACGCCGGTGCAATTATGGTTGATACGGCGGATATCCTGCTCGGCAGACTGGCGCAGGCGTTCCAGCTGGTGATCCAGATGAGCAACCATGGCCTGTATCGATTGCGAAATATCCACCACACGACAGAGAGAGCGAGCCAGATCCATCTGCTGCTGGCACTGGGCCTGATCAACAAAGAACTGTCGAATATTGCTCAATGCCGCCATGATCTGCGAGGGCTGAACACCATGCAGCAGCCAGTGCACCGATTGAAGGTACTGAGTGGAATGAAAGCTCTCGTTATAGGCCGCACTGGCGAAAGATTCAAAATAGCCGTCGAGTAACGGATCCGGCCCATCAGCCGGCCAATCGGTATAGCTGCACAGCCACTCACAGAACTCCGGCGCCCACTGCTTGAGGCTACTCAGCAGAGGATCCCGCTGCTTGCTGATTATCTCTTCGTCCCGCAGCGTGAGTCCAACCATCTCCCGCAAGTGTTCGATATTGGTCATCCGCATTGCCCTTTATATCATTGCGTCCAGGTCACATGTTCTTATCTGACTAATTCTACACCAATAACAGGTGTTCAGTGCTGAGAAGCTCGAGAAGACCGGCCCAGGCCTGTTCAAGTTCTAAGGAGAGTTGCAGAATAAGCGACCTCAACAGAGCAGTGACCGAAAAAGAATCGCAGCAGCTTTCCCACAAAGGTTGAGGCGAATGTCGAAGAGGGAGACAGGGTGAAAAAATGCGCATGCAGCGTGGTGTACGCGCAGGCTCATCTCCTCTGGGTAAGCACTGGGCACATCCGTACCAGGAGACCTTCATTGCACAGAACGTGAAATGTTCCGCACCCCCGAGGGCGGGGCCGCTACACTCCGATGCAACCGGATTTGCAAAGAAAAAGGCAAGACTGCTAACGCGGCCTTGCCTTTTTTAAGCGGAGATATAAAAGATCAGTCGTCTGACTTGTACATCTCATCATCCTGGGCCTGCTTGCGGGCGATCTCCGCCTCACGGCGCATGTCCCACACCTCCTGACGATTCTCCACCCGTTCTTCCCAGGCGTTACTCATCTCTTCGATGGTGCGCTCACCAAAGAAGGCCTGCTTCATAAAGCGAACACCGAACTGCATCAGCGCCACGTCCTCTTTTTCGAGGATATCATAGGTGGAATCTTTCATGTCATAGGTGGCACGGAACTGATCGCTCATGACAAACCGACGGAAGCGATCCATATCGTAGGAGGCCATAAAGAAGAGCTGCAGGGTCGCCTCTGGGAGATTACCGACAGCCGGGCCGGAAGAGCGTTTCTTGAGCTGAATATCGAGCCAATCACGATTATAGCCGTCGTAGTCGACGATAAACTGGTCTTTTCGGAACTCAGCAATGGTCATGACCTGATCTTCTTCATGCCCCTTGCAGTGCTCTTCGCTGATCATGAAATAGGCGGCCGCATCTTCTGTGGCATCCTTCTCCTTGATCGCCATGTGTCCCAAGGGGTAGTAACGGCAGGCAGTAGGACGGTCTTCGTAGATAGAGCACCCTTCGTCGGTGACGAACAGGCAGGCACCCTCATCGTCAGTACGCATTTTAATGCCGGGCATACCCTGCTGATCCATCTCAAATGGCACGGTGTGGGCCTTGAGGAAGTCTCCACTGGACATGCCAAAGTGCTCTTTCATCCTGATCACATCGTAGGGTGTAAGCGTGACATCTGCGCGCTTACAGCAGGCGTTGAAACAGGAGATGCCCTTGTGGCATTTGAACTGGATCTTGGTGCTCAGATCAAGTTTTTGGGGAGCCAGCTGACTCTCATGGGGAAGGTCGAATTTATCGCTCATCGATAACCTCGGTAACTCATTGTGAGTGTTAAAATTTGTCGCGAATAAACGCAATAAGCGAGTCTTCGATTTCGTGATGCAAAACGGGACATCCAAGTCCCCCTTTTGCACTCAATCTTCGACAGCCTATTATTGCCCCGGCCGTCCCGGTCTCCAGCACTACGCAATAACATCGCAAGCTCGTTACTGCTTCGTCGCTGGCTCCCGAGATGACTTGACGTCGCGTTCGTATGCGATCTTTGGATTCCCTCTGGCGCTATGCGCACGCCGGGCACCCAGTATCGCCTCGCGACTACCGGGGACTAATCGCCTCGGCTTTCAGCCTTCCTTGGCGGTCAGCGATGGACGCGAATCTGGAATCGCCGACCTGGAGATCAGGGGATAGTACACCAATTGACCTTCTTTATCAGCAAATGCTAATTCATCCTCTGCGACACTTGCGTTTAGCCTTGCTCAAATAGTGTGAAATATCTCATTTCAGAGACGAAAAAGCCCGGGCACCTTGCGGTGCCCGGACCCTTCTTAGCCGCTAGGAGGTTGTCCAAGCATAGAGAGCCAACTGCGGCTCCTATGCACGGACAGCCTCCAAGGCTGTCAAATAATACTTATTTGAACAGCTTGGACTTGTCGACCAGGTCAACGTGGGCGCGCTTGAAGCAGGTCCACTCTTTGGTCTCTTTGTTGTAGATGGAGTTCACGAAGCAGTGCCAGTTCTCCTCGTCAACAAAGTTCTTGTCGGCGCGGTAGTAGAAGCCAGGATAACGGGACTCCTGACGGAACTGGATGTGTTTCATGTGAGCTTCAGCGGTCAGGATGCGGTGATAGTTCTCCCAAGCACGTAGCAGCTCGTGGAGGTCTTTGGCACGCATGTGCAGAGCGTCCTCTTTGAGGTCGTTCAGCTTGTGCTCAGCAACTTCCAGCATGTTGGCGTTGGTGGTGTAGTAAGTAGCAACACCGGCAACGTACTCATCCATCGCTTTCTGCAGACGGAACTGAAGCATCTTAGGAGTGATGTAGTTAGGGTTAACATCAATCGCGGTGCTGTAGTCCTTGTGCTCCAGGAAGTTACGAACCGGACGGTAGATCTCTTCGACCAGGGTGTCCACGTCGGTATCCAGCTCAGGAGTGTAGTCCTGGTTGTCCATGACGTACTTGACCATGGACTTGGCACACATACGACCCTCGGCGTGAGAACCGGAGGAGAATTTGTGACCGGAAGCGCCAACACCATCACCAGCTGTGAACAGACCGGAAACAGTGGTCATGCCACGGTAGCCCCAGTTCCAACCAGAAGGCAGATGCTCAGGAACACCGGCTTCAGTCTCTTCGGTAGGTGCACCGACATCATCAGGACCGGAAGCCCAGATACCGCAGCAGCCGGAGTGAGAACCCAACAGGTAGGGTTCGGTAGGCATCAGCTCGGAGTTTTTCTTCTCAGGCTCGATGTTCTCACCAGCCCAGATACCACACTGGCCGATACACATATCGAGGAAGTCTTCCCAAGCTTCTGCTTCCAGATGCTTAACTTCGCGAGGAGTCAGGGTCTCACGCAGGTTAGCAAGAGCGGTAACGGTGTCCATCCAGATAGGACCACGACCTTCCTTCATCTCTTTGAGCATCAGGTGGTTACGCAGGCAAGAAGCAGGAACGGCAGCCTGTCCGTAAGGAGGGTAGTCGTTCAGCATCTCAGCGTTACGGGTCATGTAGGTCTCGCCAAAGGCGTTAGTAGCCTGAGACTTGAACAGCAGGAACCATGCGCCAACAGGACCGTAACCGTCTTTGAAACGTGTGGGTACGAAGCGGTTTTCCATCAGGGTCAGCTCTGCACCGGCTTCAGCAGCCATGGTGTAGGTAGAGCCGGCGTTCCAGACGGGGTACCAGGCACGACCCTGACCCTCACCAACAGAACGAGGACGGAAGATGTTTACACAACCACCGGCAGCCAGCAGGATAGCCTTGGCTTTGTAAACGTGCAGAGTGTGATTACGAGTGGAGAAACCAACAGCACCGGCGATGCGGTTGGAGTCGTTCTTGTCGTTGATCAGCTTAACGATAAAGATACGCTCTTCAACGTTGTCGATGCCCAGTGCTTTCTTGGCAGCTTCAGCGACGATCCACTTGTAGGACTCACCGTTGATCATGATCTGCCACTTACCGGAACGTACAGGACGACCACCGTCTTTCAGAGAAGTCATGCCTTTGGAGCCGTCGAAACGCTCACCGTTCTCGTCGAGTTTCCAGATGGGCAGGCCCCACTCTTCGAACAGATGTACAGACTCGTCAACGTGACGGCCCAGGTCGTATGCCAGATCGTCACGGGTGATACCCATCAGATCGTTGGAGACCATACGTGCGTAGTCAGCAGGATCCTGCTCGCTACCAATGTAGGTGTTGATCGCAGAGAGACCCTGTGCAACAGCACCGGAGCGATCCATAGCGGCCTTGTCGACCAGCTTAACTTTGATGTCCACGCCTTCTTTCTTGGCAGCATCCATCCACGGGCCCAGCTCGTAAGCGGTACCACAACATGCCATACCACCGCCGATCATTAGGATGTCAACTTCTTCCTGGATGACATCGGGATTTCCAAATTCAGCCATATCTAATTCCTCAAAAAAAATCTAATTCGATTTGCTTGTTTCGGGAAACCCGATTACTTGCAGATCAGCTCGCTGGGATCACCATCACGATAGCCGTTCTGCTCGTTATGGTTGAAGAAGCCAGGCTTGCCAATGTTGGCGATATCAGCCTCAGCCTTGCCACCGTAAGGATCGATAGAACCCTCTGGAGTGGTACGGATGGGGAATTTGAAACGCTTCATGGTGCCGTTACGGAACTTAATGGTCCACATAATGGAGTCGGTACCGCGCAGAGGCTGTACAGAGCCACCCATAGGGACGATATCGGCATAAGGACGTGCCTCAATTGCCTGCTGAGGGCAGATCTTGATGCAAGAGTAGCACTCCCAGCACTGCTCAGGCTCCTGGTTATATGACTTCATGGCGTGGCCGGTTTCAGAACCGTCTTTGTCCAGTTTCATCAAGTCATGCGGGCAGATGTACATGCAAGCAGTCCTGTCCTGACCCTTACAGCCATCGCACTTTTCGGTACGCACAAATGTTGGCATTGTGGTTATTCTCCTAGTTTCACTGCAGTGAATTACCCGTAATCATACGACCACGGTTTTCTCGAGTTACACCCCACCGGAGGCGGGTGAATCCAAGCCCATCTTTCAATGGGCGCCGACAGATTTCTATCGGCTGAAACTTGTCTATCAGCCCGGTCATACCGCTTTTTGCTGACACCCGTGGGAGCCTAAATCTACAGGCAGTCCCGGTTCAGGGTGGTCTAACATAATGATTCGCACGCGAAAGTGCCAAACAATAGTTTTGGTCTCTCCATAAATTTGCCTTATTGTATGGGTAAGCGGCGGCAACCGAGGGGGGAGACCATAGCTATTTATTATATAATTGGTAGGGTCATATCACTTATTATTGATCCGCATCAATTAATTACCTCGATCATAAGCATGGTTTTTTGACTAAAAGCTGATACAACAGACCGGTCACATCCTTTATCCTATGGATCCCAGAGCAACCCGCCCGTTAACAACATAAAGCCATTAGACGAGCCGCCCGAGAATCATGCCCAAACAACCTGACGCCAGCCTCTTTATCACCACCGGCTGCAGCCACTGCCCCGCTGTTTTTGACAGTCTCAGCCGACTGGTCAAAGAGGGAAAAGTCGGTCGGCTGGAGGTAACCAACCTCTCCAGTCGACCGCAGGGAGCGGAAACGTCCATCCGCTCCGTCCCCTGGTGCCGTATCGGTCCTTTTGAGCTGAGCGGAGCTCAGAGCTACACCGATCTCGCCCGCTGGACAGAAGCCGCCACTGCAGGAACCGGCATGTGCGACTACTATAGCCACCTCCTGGAGGCCGGTGAACTCGATAAGGCTGTCGCATTGATCAGAACCACCCCTGAGACACTCAATACGCTAGTTCCTCTGCTTGCCACTCTGGATACACCAATGGCGGTAAGAATTGGAATCGGCGCCGTTCTCGAAATCCTTGCAGAAGAGAAGTTAATCTCCGGTGCCGTCGAAGCACTGCTTGAACTAACTCGCTCTGAAACACCACAAATCAGGGCGGATGCCTGCCACTACCTTGGCCTGAGCGGCGACCACCGGATCACCAACACCCTGCACACCCTGCTGGAGGATGATGATCCTGAGGTGAGAGAGATCGCCCAGGAGTCATTAGAGACACTCAAGTCAGGCGAAGAGCGGCCCACTCCATAAAACCGAACTCCATTTCTATTTAGCATCAGGATCCATCTATGGCACAGTTACCGGACAGGCACCTACAGATCATCACCATGCATGCCGCTTTTATCTGTCAAGTAGTGCAGTTCAGCCAGAACGAAGGGGATCGCCCCGAGTATGAGGCGCTTCTAAAGGCAGCCGAGGAGAACGGCTGGACCGATCTGGTTAGGGCGATTCGCCAAATCATCGCCGGGCAGCGGGTGATGAGCGCCATTAGAGGACTCGACGAGGATGATCAGATTATCGCTGAGGCGATCATGCGCGGCCTGCAGGACCCCGCCACCCTGCCCAACCCCAATGCGAAGCCTGATGCCACTCTCGCCGCCCCCGGCCTCGCTGGAATGATCCAGGCGGCGGCGAGCGGCAATGTCGAAGCACTGACCCTGATCTCAAAAATGGCGGAACAGATGAGCAGAGCCGGCGGCCCCATGGCGCAACTGGCGGCCGTGATACGGCCACTGATCAACGGCGAACGCGACCCAGACAAACTATGTAAGGGGATGAACAGCCAGACTGAGCAGATTGTCCTCGATATCCTTGAGGAGCTTGGGAAGAGCATTATTCACTAAAATGGCTGCGCACAATGACAAGACTATTCACTCTTTTTGGGGCCATTAACGGCTTCCTCACTGTAGCGCTGGGAGCCTTTGGTGCCCACATGCTGCGTGGTGAGATCGAACCACGACTCTACGCAGCCTTTCAAACCGGGGTTGAGTACCAGGGCATCCATGCCCTGGCACTGCTGTTTATCGGCATGCTGGCTGAAAAAACGACCACCCCCTGGATCAACCGTAGCGGCTGGCTGATCCTCACCGGCATCACCCTCTTCTCCGGTAGCCTCTACCTGATGGCGCTCACGGGTGTTGGTACCCTTGGGATGATCACTCCTATCGGCGGCATATCCCTTCTATTTGGCTGGCTTGCGTTGGCCTTCGCCGCCCTCAACCTGCCAAAGAGATGATCCTAGAATCCTCGGTTGGACAGGGTGGAGAGTGCGCTTGGGTTGGTGCAGTACAAGGCACAACGACGAGGAATAGTCATTCTATTCCAAGGAG from Candidatus Sedimenticola sp. (ex Thyasira tokunagai) carries:
- a CDS encoding sensor domain-containing diguanylate cyclase, which translates into the protein MTNIEHLREMVGLTLRDEEIISKQRDPLLSSLKQWAPEFCEWLCSYTDWPADGPDPLLDGYFESFASAAYNESFHSTQYLQSVHWLLHGVQPSQIMAALSNIRQFFVDQAQCQQQMDLARSLCRVVDISQSIQAMVAHLDHQLERLRQSAEQDIRRINHNCTGVIPADDTLLQSYIAHFQWKVRAYSLALGETADENDVMVNHHQCVLGKWLDAGGIKQIPEDQQDGLLSSHRRLHELMNIVLEKARRKEPQYIAHYLQDVETASEEIISILGSCLDKQLRQMALEDVLTGLGNRHMFEQEFARRRAQAQRQGQSFGLVFMDMDHFKDINDRFGHTVGDQVLKSTAQQLKQLMRGGDTVFRWGGEEFAALVHAGSPDEVRIVAERLCHQVSERQVESQGHKVDVTISIGATWHDPDHPTEPEAFFLLADQRLNQAKEKGRNCIVID
- a CDS encoding YkgJ family cysteine cluster protein, producing MSDKFDLPHESQLAPQKLDLSTKIQFKCHKGISCFNACCKRADVTLTPYDVIRMKEHFGMSSGDFLKAHTVPFEMDQQGMPGIKMRTDDEGACLFVTDEGCSIYEDRPTACRYYPLGHMAIKEKDATEDAAAYFMISEEHCKGHEEDQVMTIAEFRKDQFIVDYDGYNRDWLDIQLKKRSSGPAVGNLPEATLQLFFMASYDMDRFRRFVMSDQFRATYDMKDSTYDILEKEDVALMQFGVRFMKQAFFGERTIEEMSNAWEERVENRQEVWDMRREAEIARKQAQDDEMYKSDD
- the aprA gene encoding adenylyl-sulfate reductase subunit alpha; amino-acid sequence: MAEFGNPDVIQEEVDILMIGGGMACCGTAYELGPWMDAAKKEGVDIKVKLVDKAAMDRSGAVAQGLSAINTYIGSEQDPADYARMVSNDLMGITRDDLAYDLGRHVDESVHLFEEWGLPIWKLDENGERFDGSKGMTSLKDGGRPVRSGKWQIMINGESYKWIVAEAAKKALGIDNVEERIFIVKLINDKNDSNRIAGAVGFSTRNHTLHVYKAKAILLAAGGCVNIFRPRSVGEGQGRAWYPVWNAGSTYTMAAEAGAELTLMENRFVPTRFKDGYGPVGAWFLLFKSQATNAFGETYMTRNAEMLNDYPPYGQAAVPASCLRNHLMLKEMKEGRGPIWMDTVTALANLRETLTPREVKHLEAEAWEDFLDMCIGQCGIWAGENIEPEKKNSELMPTEPYLLGSHSGCCGIWASGPDDVGAPTEETEAGVPEHLPSGWNWGYRGMTTVSGLFTAGDGVGASGHKFSSGSHAEGRMCAKSMVKYVMDNQDYTPELDTDVDTLVEEIYRPVRNFLEHKDYSTAIDVNPNYITPKMLQFRLQKAMDEYVAGVATYYTTNANMLEVAEHKLNDLKEDALHMRAKDLHELLRAWENYHRILTAEAHMKHIQFRQESRYPGFYYRADKNFVDEENWHCFVNSIYNKETKEWTCFKRAHVDLVDKSKLFK
- the aprB gene encoding adenylyl-sulfate reductase subunit beta, with the translated sequence MPTFVRTEKCDGCKGQDRTACMYICPHDLMKLDKDGSETGHAMKSYNQEPEQCWECYSCIKICPQQAIEARPYADIVPMGGSVQPLRGTDSIMWTIKFRNGTMKRFKFPIRTTPEGSIDPYGGKAEADIANIGKPGFFNHNEQNGYRDGDPSELICK
- a CDS encoding HEAT repeat domain-containing protein, whose protein sequence is MPKQPDASLFITTGCSHCPAVFDSLSRLVKEGKVGRLEVTNLSSRPQGAETSIRSVPWCRIGPFELSGAQSYTDLARWTEAATAGTGMCDYYSHLLEAGELDKAVALIRTTPETLNTLVPLLATLDTPMAVRIGIGAVLEILAEEKLISGAVEALLELTRSETPQIRADACHYLGLSGDHRITNTLHTLLEDDDPEVREIAQESLETLKSGEERPTP
- a CDS encoding DUF423 domain-containing protein, with amino-acid sequence MTRLFTLFGAINGFLTVALGAFGAHMLRGEIEPRLYAAFQTGVEYQGIHALALLFIGMLAEKTTTPWINRSGWLILTGITLFSGSLYLMALTGVGTLGMITPIGGISLLFGWLALAFAALNLPKR